The DNA region AGGCTTCTTATGAAAAACTGGAGAATCAGCCAGCACTAGGCCCACATTCCTGTGATGAGGCACAATGTGCTGGAGCTGAATGTTCACCCTAGTTCACCCTTGACCCTCTACTCCCCGCTGACTTTGCTTACTCATTCCCTCACTTTACCTGGCCAGCCTCTGCAGGCTTTTGAGTTTGCAACCCTTGAGCTAATCCACTCCTGAGTTTCACAGGTCAAATTAAGATTGACTTACCTAAAGTGGTGCAGTGTCTTAGTGACAGAGAAGGGACCAGAACTCGGATCTCTTCCCTCCTAGCTCAGCATCCACCCCACTCCAACCTCAGGAGCACACAGCCTGAACACCATGGCTACTACTTCCCAGGCATAATAAGGCCCACCACCTTCCAAAGGTGGCTTCCAGAAGGTGGCTCCTAGGTCTGGTCACTGAGCATTCACTGGAAGGGGCTGAGGCTCTAGCAAAGGGAAGAAGGCTGGGAGAGGGCCAAGGAGTTAGTTACCCAGAAGATCGCCTGAGCTGGTAGAGAAGAGGGGTCCCCCACTGGAGCCACCATGCACAGCACACGTGGTCTGGAGCATCACTGGTGTATTATCCACCTGCACCACAGCCGATAAGATGCCCGAGGTCACTGAGGGCCCGCAGGCCTGGCCGAAGATGCCGAAGCCCACCACACTAACAGTCTCACCTGCCAGGGAGGGAAGCAGGGTGAAGTGGGAGAGCCTCCTCTAACAGGACTCGCGTTCCCTAACCCCATTCCTGCCCTCTCAAACTTCCAAACCCTCTCTGCCCTTTGAGTTTCCACTCAGATCCTCCTGCCCCCAGAGAGCTTTGCAGAGCTCCCCACAACAAGAGGGGGGGACCTCCACTGAGTTCCCGGCACTGGATCTGCTAACCACTCAGCATCAGGCTGTTCTCCAGCCCTCATTCCCCTGCTGCACAGGGGAGTCACTTTTTAGGGTTCCTAGCCACTAGCCAGGTGCTCAGTAAAGGTCTTTGGAATTAACACCCATCTCCTCTTGGGACTATGAAGTCtcttggtgaaaaaaaaaaaaaaaaaaggtgaggaTTACAAAGCAACCACCAACCCCATTTACCAAGTGCTCTGAACACACAAGGCATGAGCTAAGTGTTTTATAGGCAATATCTCACCCATTCTTCACAACACCCAGGAGTAGGCagcattagccccattttacagatatggaaactgaggcagcaaCCATTACCTGCCCAAAGACACTGGGCTAGTGACAGAAGAGATGACAACGTGCAGTCTTTGTCATAATAGCACACTGCATTCACAAAGCAAGGCCTCTGCTACTTCTGTGGCAGCACCACAAAGCCTTACTCAAATAATGCCACTTTTCCTCCAAAGTGCAACACCTCTCTGACCAGCCTGCAGCGTGAGCCCCAAGGCTTAGCACTTGCGACACTGCTGCAGGGCCACAGGAAAGCAGCATGCTTTTCCCTCTGCCAGGGATTCCACCTGCCCCCCCCCCACGACCTTGGGCATGCTGGGCACAAGCAGGGAAGCCTCCAAGAGCAACTCCAGGTAACCAGGATGACTTTAGACCAGCTTGATGCCACCCTGACTCCACCCTTACTCCAGCAGGGAGGGGGAAGGCAGCTGGCTTAGGGAACTGGCCCTCATCAACAGGGTTAGAGCACCCAACATTGCTTTTCCTTCCTGGGGTCTGCCCAGACCAGAAGGCCCTTTGTCCTTTACCTTCATGGAAATGCTCAGCAGGCACAGGTATGGGGACATCGCCTAGGTCCTCCTCCAGGCTCACCACTGCTATGTCATAGGGAGATGTCTCCTGGGTGGCAAATACCACATGTCCCCAGATCGTAGCACTCCtgggagcaagggaaacaaaatgcagGCTAGCTTTCTGACCCTTTAGCACTGAGAGGCAGCAAGATGAGTGACAGTAAAAGTTGTGGACTTGGGAGTAAAAAAGTTCTAATGTCAGCCCTGAAATATAGTAGGCAGGCAACCCTGGGTGTGTCTTAGTTTTTCTATGGTGTTTCCAAACATGCTTTCCAACGTAGAGTACTTCTCTGTAATGCTTCCTGCACTTCACCATGATCATAAACACCTGACACCTAGTGAGCACTGTGGGCCAGGCCTGGTAATATGTTCTAgcatttcatttagtcctcacagcagccctgtgaaCTATACACCGGCATTATCTCCACTTTAGATAGTGCATTTGAGACCCAGAGAGATTGAGTAACTTCCCCAAGGTCCACAGTAAGTGGCCAGGGCAAACCAGTGTTTCCCTTCACTGCCTCATTTGATACCAACAATCCTGTCAGTTGATAGGGCATGATATGATTTCACCCCTCTCAGTCTCTGTTTACATATGCTAGGACTTCTATTgctctatgtgccaggctctgtttcAAGATTACATGTCAGCTCATGCTGAGGCAATTTAGAcaaattaagtgacttgcccaagatcacacaggggCTTCCTGTTAACACACTGCAGGGGTAGCTTCCAGATCTGGTGGGTTCCCTAGGAGCAAGAGTATCGGGGATGCAGAAACAGCAAGTAATTGggaaccacatacacacacaagaaaaTTCTCATCATCAGTTTTCCATAAAGGCACAGCTGTCCTGTTGGCCAGCAGGGACCTCTATGACAAAGCCAGGCTGAGTTAACATCAAAAATTCAGTAGAGGGATTTAGAAGGGCGTGGGCCACAAGGCTAAGGCTGAGCTAGACACAGGAGGTCCAGAATTAACACCAAGGTGCTATATTGCTTTGGCCTAAGTTAAGTACCTGGGACTCCAGAGTGAAAGCAGAACATATACTAGAGAACCAAGCCAGGAAGCCAAGACTGCTATCCCTACTATCAGAGAAAGTGGAAGGAAAGGAGGCCAACTGTGCTTTTTTCTTCAGAGAGGGAACAAATGACCGTCTGCAGTCCCAGCCTGGTTCCAGGATCACCCAGATTCTTCAAAATGTATCTATTTGCCCAGGCCCCACTCCCATATTCTAACTGGTAAAACCCCACATCTGTCATTTTAATCTAGCCTGTAAGTTCTGGTTAAGATCTAAGAGATCAAGTAACAGTCCCCTTTTATTGGGCCAACAGGGCAGCATCCTGGGCCCCTGGGACTTCACTACCACTTTCAGGGAAGAGAGGACGGGGTTAGGAGGTCTCCTCTCAAAGGACTTAGAGGTGTGTGGGTGCAAGgctgtgagacagagaaatggcccaaaaggaatccagactgggagGTGGAGCTCAACAGTCCGGGATGCTGGGATGCCCCCGAGATCCCAAATCTGGTGTTTCCTGTTATCTTGCCCAAGCCCCATTCACCCCCTACCAGAGGCCCTGAAACGCCCCACCTCCCGCACTGGGGCCTCCGGGGGCCAAGGATGAGGAGAGGGTCCCAGGTCTCTATGTGCACTACACTACTAAAGCATCAGCTTGACACCAGAAGGCCTCCCTAACCCTCAGGATTATGACCTGAGACCCAGACTTGAGACCTGGTGAGGGGGCAGAGTGAGGGCAACCTTGGGGGCCTTACTTGGTGGAGGTGGAGCGCACCAAGACCCTGGCAGCCTCCCGAGGGGCCACATGCCGGCAGGTCACTACGAGGTGGGGCGCCACAGCCACTCCTGACCCCCATATAGTGCCACACTCCACTAGCACCGCCGTGGCTGCCCAAAGGGGCCCGGGGTCTCGGAGAGGCACACCCCATGGGGAACCCATCTCCTGAGGCAGGAGGGCAGCCAGGGCAGCGGTGTCGGGGCGCAGGCGGCCGAGTGCGGCTCTGGCGGCACGGAGCAGAGGGGCTGCAGCGCACAGCAGCGTGAGGCCCACCCATTCGCGGGCCTTCCAGCAGAGGGGCGCCGCCACGAGGGCCACGAGCGCCCCGGCGGGCCGCGCCGCAaacacgccgccgccctcggtgCCCGGCAGGCAGCGCGCGTCGGTGAGCAGCAGCGGGCCGGTCGCGTTGCTGAGCACTCCGCGGCTGAGCGTGTTGAGAAAGATGTCCGGGCAGAAGGTCCCGAACGGGGAGCCGCAGGCCAGCAGCGGCGCGCCCTTGGGCACGGCCCCGAGAGGCGCCACGGCCACGGCCGGCCCGCACTCCTCGGCCGCCTCCTCCGGGCCGCGCTGCACGCGCAGCAGAGCGAACCAGCCCAGCGCTCTCAGCTGATCCTCCTCGTCGTCTTCCGACACCTCCTCGTCTGGCGCCGCGCTTGCGAAGCGCCACTGTTCGGCTGCCTCGCCCCCGAAGAGGAGCGCGAAGTGGGCCCGGAAGGCCGGGcagctcagcagcagcagcagctctgCGGGGCGCGGAGGCCGCAGCGGCAGCCCGCGGGCCGGGCTGGGAGGGCCGGGCTCCAGGCCAGCGCACTGGGGCGAGCACAGCCCGCGGCGGCCCCGCTCCGCGCGGCCTGCGGAACTCACGGCCGTTGGGCCCCACTGCACGCTCAGGCGCAGGTCGTCTCCGCAGCTGCCGCCGGGCAGGAAGGCGGCGCCGGCCGCAGTCAGCACGCCGCTGCCGGCCCGCAGGAAGGGGGTGAAGATGCCCCCGTGGCACAGCACCAGGCCTGGGCGGCGGCTCAGGATCACTCCGCTGCAGCTCCACGGGCCCGCCTCGGGCTGCCCGGCCCGGGAGGCGCTCACCACACAGCCCGCCTGCTCGGCCGCCCTTGTGGCGGGCCCCCACTGTCGCCCCATGGCCTCCGGAGAAGCGCACCGGGGCTTCCCCGTGAACTAGGAAACGAGCGGGAGCCCGAGCCGAGGCTGGCAGAGCCCACGCAGAAACACCGAGCCGTAAGCAGGAGGTGCTGGCACTGACTCAGGCCTTCCTCGTGCTCCCGATTGGCCGGGCTTGGGGCCGAGCCCTGATTGGCTGATGCGGCTGACCGCCCCCCTTACCCGACACCCTCACCCCGT from Manis pentadactyla isolate mManPen7 chromosome 8, mManPen7.hap1, whole genome shotgun sequence includes:
- the TYSND1 gene encoding peroxisomal leader peptide-processing protease isoform X3, translating into MGRQWGPATRAAEQAGCVVSASRAGQPEAGPWSCSGVILSRRPGLVLCHGGIFTPFLRAGSGVLTAAGAAFLPGGSCGDDLRLSVQWGPTAVSSAGRAERGRRGLCSPQCAGLEPGPPSPARGLPLRPPRPAELLLLLSCPAFRAHFALLFGGEAAEQWRFASAAPDEEVSEDDEEDQLRALGWFALLRVQRGPEEAAEECGPAVAVAPLGAVPKGAPLLACGSPFGTFCPDIFLNTLSRGVLSNATGPLLLTDARCLPGTEGGGVFAARPAGALVALVAAPLCWKAREWGTHQIWKLPLQCVNRKPLCDLGSATIWGHVVFATQETSPYDIAVVSLEEDLGDVPIPVPAEHFHEGETVSVVGFGIFGQACGPSVTSGILSAVVQVDNTPVMLQTTCAVHGGSSGGPLFSTSSGDLLGIVASNTRDNNTGATYPHLNFSIPITVLQPALQRYSQTGDLGSLRELDQAAEPVRVVWRLQRPLEEAPRSKL
- the TYSND1 gene encoding peroxisomal leader peptide-processing protease isoform X2, giving the protein MGRQWGPATRAAEQAGCVVSASRAGQPEAGPWSCSGVILSRRPGLVLCHGGIFTPFLRAGSGVLTAAGAAFLPGGSCGDDLRLSVQWGPTAVSSAGRAERGRRGLCSPQCAGLEPGPPSPARGLPLRPPRPAELLLLLSCPAFRAHFALLFGGEAAEQWRFASAAPDEEVSEDDEEDQLRALGWFALLRVQRGPEEAAEECGPAVAVAPLGAVPKGAPLLACGSPFGTFCPDIFLNTLSRGVLSNATGPLLLTDARCLPGTEGGGVFAARPAGALVALVAAPLCWKAREWVGLTLLCAAAPLLRAARAALGRLRPDTAALAALLPQEMGSPWGVPLRDPGPLWAATAVLVECGTIWGSGVAVAPHLVVTCRHVAPREAARVLVRSTSTKSATIWGHVVFATQETSPYDIAVVSLEEDLGDVPIPVPAEHFHEGIVASNTRDNNTGATYPHLNFSIPITVLQPALQRYSQTGDLGSLRELDQAAEPVRVVWRLQRPLEEAPRSKL
- the TYSND1 gene encoding peroxisomal leader peptide-processing protease isoform X1 codes for the protein MGRQWGPATRAAEQAGCVVSASRAGQPEAGPWSCSGVILSRRPGLVLCHGGIFTPFLRAGSGVLTAAGAAFLPGGSCGDDLRLSVQWGPTAVSSAGRAERGRRGLCSPQCAGLEPGPPSPARGLPLRPPRPAELLLLLSCPAFRAHFALLFGGEAAEQWRFASAAPDEEVSEDDEEDQLRALGWFALLRVQRGPEEAAEECGPAVAVAPLGAVPKGAPLLACGSPFGTFCPDIFLNTLSRGVLSNATGPLLLTDARCLPGTEGGGVFAARPAGALVALVAAPLCWKAREWVGLTLLCAAAPLLRAARAALGRLRPDTAALAALLPQEMGSPWGVPLRDPGPLWAATAVLVECGTIWGSGVAVAPHLVVTCRHVAPREAARVLVRSTSTKSATIWGHVVFATQETSPYDIAVVSLEEDLGDVPIPVPAEHFHEGETVSVVGFGIFGQACGPSVTSGILSAVVQVDNTPVMLQTTCAVHGGSSGGPLFSTSSGDLLGIVASNTRDNNTGATYPHLNFSIPITVLQPALQRYSQTGDLGSLRELDQAAEPVRVVWRLQRPLEEAPRSKL